The Syntrophorhabdaceae bacterium DNA window GAGCGGCGCGCAATCTGGAAAAAGGAAAGATATTCCTGTACGAAAACAGGAAGAAAGAAGGAGTGGTAACTTTGCCGAGCGGCCTGCAGTACCGGGTCCTCCGTGAGGGGAACGGACCGGTCCCCAAAGAGGACGATACCGTCTCCGTAAATTATCGGGGCACTCTCATAGACGGCACGGAATTCGATAACAGCCGGAAAAGGGGTGAGCCCGCCGTGATCCAGGTAAAAGGGGTGATCAAGGGCTGGTCGGAGGCGCTGCAGCGTATGAAGATGGGCTCTCTATGGCAGATCTTTGTCCCGGAAGACCTTGCCTACGCCAACCGCCGGTTCGGTCGTATCCCGCCAAGGAGTACCCTCATCTTCGAATTGGAGCTGGTATCGATACAGGAAAAGGGAGAGGCG harbors:
- a CDS encoding FKBP-type peptidyl-prolyl cis-trans isomerase codes for the protein MVTKICLAGLALILFVPLCRAEGNKPPEGLKSRESYSLGYEFGARIHRQGVEIDREVLISAITDGLSGKEAALTPQGMSETLKELRKKVMVTINRRADEGAARNLEKGKIFLYENRKKEGVVTLPSGLQYRVLREGNGPVPKEDDTVSVNYRGTLIDGTEFDNSRKRGEPAVIQVKGVIKGWSEALQRMKMGSLWQIFVPEDLAYANRRFGRIPPRSTLIFELELVSIQEKGEAGAGKTGAKKGEEK